One Staphylococcus simiae genomic region harbors:
- a CDS encoding dihydroorotase, with protein MKLIKNGRILQHGELVNADILIEGKVIKEIGHDINVTENVDIIDAQGHFVSPGFVDVHVHLREPGGEHKETIETGTLAAARGGFTTVCPMPNTRPVPDSVEHFESLQRIIDDSAHVRVLPYASITTRQAGKELVDFEALTKEGAFAFTDDGVGVQTASMMYEAMQQASKVNKAVVAHCEDNSLIYGGAMHEGQRSKELGIPGIPNICESVQIARDVLLAEAAHCHYHVCHVSTKESVRVIRDAKRAGIHVTAEVTPHHLLLTEDDVPGNDAIYKMNPPLRSHEDRQALIDGLLDGTIDCIATDHAPHAREEKAQPMEKAPFGIVGSETAFPLLYTHFVKNGEWTLQQLVDYLTVKPSDTFNLDFGRLESGRLADITIIDLDNEQEIKGEDFLSKADNTPFIGYKVYGNPILTMVEGEVKYEGAK; from the coding sequence ATGAAATTAATAAAAAATGGTAGAATTTTACAACATGGTGAGTTAGTAAATGCTGATATTTTGATAGAAGGAAAAGTTATCAAAGAAATTGGTCATGATATAAATGTAACTGAAAATGTTGACATCATTGATGCACAAGGACACTTTGTGTCGCCAGGTTTTGTTGATGTTCATGTACATCTAAGAGAACCCGGTGGAGAACATAAAGAAACAATTGAAACTGGAACACTTGCAGCTGCAAGAGGTGGATTTACAACGGTGTGTCCAATGCCAAATACTAGACCTGTTCCCGATTCAGTTGAACATTTTGAGTCTTTACAACGTATTATTGATGATAGTGCACATGTGAGAGTATTGCCATATGCATCAATTACAACAAGACAAGCAGGTAAAGAGCTTGTAGATTTTGAAGCATTAACTAAAGAAGGTGCATTTGCATTTACTGATGATGGTGTCGGCGTACAGACTGCTAGTATGATGTATGAAGCTATGCAACAAGCATCAAAAGTTAATAAAGCAGTTGTAGCACATTGTGAAGATAACTCTTTAATTTATGGTGGCGCTATGCATGAAGGTCAACGTAGTAAAGAATTAGGAATACCTGGTATTCCCAATATTTGTGAATCAGTACAAATTGCTAGAGACGTTTTATTAGCAGAAGCAGCTCATTGTCATTATCACGTATGTCATGTATCTACGAAAGAAAGTGTACGTGTCATTAGAGATGCGAAACGTGCGGGGATCCATGTCACAGCTGAAGTAACACCACATCATTTATTATTAACAGAAGATGATGTACCTGGTAATGATGCTATTTATAAAATGAATCCGCCACTTAGAAGTCATGAAGATAGACAAGCCTTAATTGACGGATTATTAGATGGAACAATTGATTGCATTGCAACCGATCATGCACCTCACGCTCGTGAAGAAAAAGCTCAACCAATGGAAAAAGCACCATTTGGTATTGTAGGTAGTGAAACAGCGTTTCCACTGTTGTATACACATTTCGTCAAAAATGGTGAATGGACATTACAACAATTAGTTGATTATTTAACCGTTAAACCAAGCGACACATTCAACTTAGATTTTGGCAGACTAGAATCAGGACGTTTAGCTGATATAACAATTATTGATTTAGATAATGAGCAAGAAATTAAAGGGGAAGACTTTTTATCTAAAGCTGATAATACACCGTTTATTGGTTATAAAGTATATGGCAATCCAATATTAACTATGGTCGAAGGTGAAGTTAAATACGAGGGGGCAAAATAA
- a CDS encoding carbamoyl phosphate synthase small subunit: MQQKRYLVLEDGSYYEGYRLGSDNLKIGEIVFNTAMTGYQETISDPSYTGQIITFTYPLIGNYGINRDDFESLVPTLNGIVVKEASTHPSNFRQQKTLHDVLVLHQIPGISGVDTRSITRKIRQHGVLKAGFTDDKADIDSLIKQLQNVDLPKNEVESVSTKTPYVSTGQNLNVVLVDFGKKQNIVRELNIRGCNVTVVPFDTTAEDILAMSPDGVMLSNGPGNPEVVECAIKMIKGILGKIPFFGICLGHQLFALSQGATSFKMKFGHRGANHPVKHLQSGKVDITSQNHGYAIDKASLENTDLEVTHIALNDGTVEGLRHKTLPAFSVQYHPEANPGPTDSNYLFDDFVTMMNNAKEKGSQTHA; encoded by the coding sequence ATGCAACAAAAACGTTATTTAGTGTTAGAAGATGGCTCATACTACGAAGGATATCGTTTAGGATCTGATAATTTAAAAATAGGTGAAATTGTATTTAATACAGCAATGACAGGGTATCAAGAAACGATATCTGATCCATCATATACAGGTCAAATTATTACTTTCACTTATCCTTTAATAGGCAATTATGGTATTAATCGTGATGATTTTGAATCATTAGTTCCGACTTTAAACGGTATTGTAGTTAAAGAAGCTAGCACACATCCAAGTAATTTTAGACAACAAAAAACACTGCATGACGTTCTAGTGTTGCATCAAATTCCTGGTATATCAGGAGTAGATACTAGAAGTATTACACGCAAAATACGTCAACATGGTGTATTAAAAGCAGGATTTACTGATGATAAAGCAGACATCGATAGTTTAATTAAACAATTACAAAATGTTGACTTACCAAAAAATGAAGTTGAAAGTGTGTCAACAAAGACACCCTATGTTTCCACGGGTCAAAATTTAAATGTAGTGTTAGTCGATTTTGGAAAGAAACAAAATATTGTTAGAGAATTAAATATTAGAGGCTGTAATGTAACAGTCGTACCATTTGATACCACTGCTGAAGACATATTAGCTATGTCACCAGATGGTGTTATGTTATCAAATGGACCAGGAAATCCTGAAGTAGTTGAATGCGCAATAAAAATGATTAAAGGTATTTTAGGTAAAATTCCATTCTTTGGTATATGCCTTGGACATCAATTGTTTGCCTTATCTCAAGGTGCGACATCATTTAAGATGAAATTTGGACATAGGGGTGCAAATCATCCAGTGAAACATCTACAATCAGGAAAAGTAGATATCACTAGTCAAAATCATGGATATGCGATTGATAAAGCATCACTTGAAAATACAGACTTAGAGGTAACACATATTGCTTTGAATGATGGAACGGTTGAAGGATTACGTCATAAGACATTACCTGCTTTTTCTGTACAATATCATCCAGAAGCAAATCCAGGTCCTACAGATTCCAATTACTTATTTGATGATTTTGTAACTATGATGAACAATGCAAAAGAAAAGGGGAGTCAAACACATGCCTAA
- the ltrA gene encoding group II intron reverse transcriptase/maturase, producing MYRESPSMMELVVRENNIQKAIKKVKKNNGAPGIDGMRVSELTSHFAKYFPQIKQKLLDGTYKPQAVRKVEIPKSNGKKRVLGIPVARDRVIQQAIKQVIEPSIDRTFSKHSHGFRPNRSTGTALKECATYYEEGYLVAVDCDLKQCFDMLNHDKLMYLFERHVQDKAISKFIRRSLQVGAIDLNGNYRSREIGAPQGGVISPLLCNIYLHELDNELEKRGHRFVRYADDFVIFVRTKRAGQRVMESVTKFIEKDLKLIVNSEKSKVGSITRLKFLSCLMTKVNGTYRFRPTMEARRNLKRTLRRLTKRNRPGTFKEIISEINQVTRGWINYFGKGFITGFVTKLQSWLNRRIRQLILKRWKRIKTKYKMLRKYGLDHKSAMKIANSRKKYWRLSSTHEVHRALTTKRLYKWGLEPLTQLAETAYARY from the coding sequence ATGTATCGTGAGTCTCCATCTATGATGGAGCTTGTTGTAAGAGAGAATAATATACAAAAAGCAATTAAGAAAGTGAAGAAAAACAACGGTGCACCTGGCATCGATGGCATGCGAGTAAGTGAATTAACATCACATTTCGCAAAATACTTTCCACAAATTAAACAAAAACTGCTTGATGGCACGTATAAGCCACAAGCAGTAAGAAAGGTTGAAATACCTAAATCAAATGGGAAAAAGCGCGTGCTTGGAATCCCTGTCGCAAGAGACAGAGTTATCCAACAAGCCATTAAACAAGTCATTGAACCTAGTATCGACCGTACTTTCTCAAAACACAGTCATGGCTTTAGACCGAATCGTAGTACAGGAACTGCACTTAAAGAATGTGCAACATACTATGAAGAAGGTTACTTAGTTGCAGTTGATTGTGATTTAAAACAGTGCTTTGATATGTTGAACCATGATAAATTAATGTATCTATTTGAACGACATGTTCAAGATAAAGCCATTTCTAAATTTATTCGTAGAAGCCTACAGGTTGGTGCAATCGACCTCAATGGTAATTATCGAAGTAGAGAAATAGGTGCACCGCAAGGTGGTGTTATTTCCCCGTTACTTTGTAATATTTATCTTCACGAATTAGATAATGAATTGGAGAAACGTGGTCATCGCTTTGTTCGTTATGCAGATGACTTCGTCATCTTTGTACGTACAAAACGAGCGGGTCAACGTGTCATGGAAAGTGTGACAAAGTTTATCGAAAAAGACCTTAAACTTATTGTAAATAGTGAAAAGAGCAAGGTAGGTTCTATCACACGTTTAAAGTTCTTGAGTTGTCTAATGACCAAAGTAAATGGCACTTATCGTTTCAGACCGACTATGGAAGCAAGAAGAAATTTAAAACGCACCTTAAGACGTCTAACGAAACGAAATAGACCAGGTACCTTTAAAGAGATTATATCAGAAATTAATCAAGTAACACGAGGGTGGATAAATTACTTTGGTAAAGGATTTATTACAGGTTTTGTAACGAAGTTACAATCATGGTTAAACCGACGCATTAGACAACTAATCCTCAAAAGATGGAAAAGAATAAAAACCAAATATAAGATGTTACGTAAGTATGGACTTGACCATAAGAGTGCAATGAAAATTGCCAATTCAAGAAAGAAATACTGGCGCTTATCATCAACGCATGAAGTTCATCGTGCACTTACAACAAAACGTCTCTACAAGTGGGGGTTAGAACCATTAACCCAACTCGCAGAGACGGCTTACGCAAGATATTGA
- the pyrR gene encoding bifunctional pyr operon transcriptional regulator/uracil phosphoribosyltransferase PyrR: MSKRIIMDDAAIKRTVTRIAHEILEYNKGTDNLILLGIKTRGEFLANRIQQKINTIEQKQVPTGTIDITYFRDDIEHMSSQMSKDAIEIDTELTDKVVVIIDDVLYTGRTVRASLDAILLNARPIKIGLAALVDRGHRELPIRADFVGKNIPTSKDETVNVFLEEMDNENAVIIE; the protein is encoded by the coding sequence ATGTCTAAACGAATTATTATGGACGATGCCGCAATAAAACGAACAGTAACAAGAATTGCTCATGAAATATTAGAGTATAATAAAGGTACTGATAATTTAATTTTATTAGGGATTAAGACACGTGGTGAATTTTTAGCTAATAGAATTCAACAAAAGATTAATACGATTGAACAAAAACAAGTGCCAACAGGAACGATTGATATTACATATTTTAGAGATGATATTGAACATATGTCTTCACAAATGAGTAAAGATGCGATTGAAATTGATACGGAACTTACTGATAAAGTTGTTGTCATTATTGATGATGTACTGTATACAGGACGTACCGTACGAGCATCTTTAGATGCAATTTTACTTAATGCCAGACCAATAAAAATTGGCCTAGCAGCTTTAGTTGATCGAGGCCATAGAGAACTGCCAATTAGAGCAGACTTTGTGGGTAAGAATATCCCCACTTCAAAAGATGAAACGGTTAATGTCTTTTTAGAAGAAATGGATAATGAAAATGCAGTAATAATTGAATAA
- a CDS encoding aspartate carbamoyltransferase catalytic subunit: MNHLLSMEHLTTDQIYNLIQKASRFKSGEQPLPQLDGKFVANLFFENSTRTKCSFEVAELKLGLKIINFDTTTSSVSKGESLYDTCKTLESIGCDLLVIRHPYNDYYEQLTNVNIPIANAGDGSGQHPTQSLLDLMTIYEEYGYFEGLNVVICGDIKNSRVARSNYYSLKALGANVMFNSPRAWVDESLEAPYVNMDDVIDSVDIVMLLRIQHERHGLVEEARFMKDDYHQKHGLNQQRYDRLKPSAIVMHPAPVNRGVEIESDLVEAPKSRIFKQMENGMYLRMAVIDELLNK; encoded by the coding sequence ATGAATCATTTATTATCAATGGAACATTTAACTACAGATCAAATTTATAACTTAATCCAAAAGGCAAGTCGTTTTAAATCTGGTGAGCAACCATTACCACAATTAGATGGTAAATTTGTAGCTAATTTATTCTTCGAAAATTCTACTAGGACAAAGTGTAGCTTTGAAGTTGCAGAATTAAAATTAGGTTTAAAAATTATAAATTTTGATACGACAACATCATCTGTGTCAAAAGGTGAATCATTGTACGATACTTGTAAGACGTTAGAGAGTATTGGTTGTGATTTATTAGTCATTAGACATCCTTATAATGACTATTATGAGCAATTGACAAATGTTAATATTCCAATAGCAAATGCTGGAGACGGTAGTGGTCAACATCCGACGCAAAGTTTATTAGATTTAATGACGATTTATGAAGAGTATGGTTATTTTGAAGGCTTAAATGTTGTCATCTGTGGTGACATTAAAAACTCAAGAGTTGCACGTAGTAACTATTATAGTTTGAAGGCTTTAGGAGCGAATGTCATGTTCAATAGTCCGAGAGCTTGGGTTGACGAATCATTAGAAGCTCCTTATGTGAATATGGATGATGTCATAGATTCAGTTGATATAGTCATGTTACTGAGAATCCAACACGAAAGACATGGACTTGTAGAAGAAGCAAGATTTATGAAAGATGATTATCATCAAAAACACGGTTTAAACCAGCAGCGATATGATCGTCTTAAACCAAGTGCAATAGTCATGCACCCTGCACCAGTCAATCGTGGGGTTGAAATAGAAAGTGATTTAGTAGAAGCGCCTAAATCTCGAATTTTTAAACAAATGGAAAATGGTATGTATCTTAGAATGGCAGTTATAGATGAATTATTAAATAAATAG
- a CDS encoding RluA family pseudouridine synthase: protein MEIYEYQIIDQSQTGSRIDKILPELNQEWSRNLIQDWIKLGLVSVNGKTIKPNYKTKLNDKIVVTEKETVEADIVAENLDLDIYYEDNDVAVVYKPKGMVVHPSPGHYTNTLVNGLMYQIKDLSGINGEIRPGIVHRIDMDTSGLLMVAKNDIAHRGLVEQLMDKTVKRKYTALVHGVIPHDYGTIDAPIGRNKNDRQSMAVVDDGKEAITHFNVLERFKDYTLVECQLETGRTHQIRVHMKYIGFPLVGDPKYGPKKTLDIGGQALHAGLIGFEHPITGQYIEQQAALPDYFETLLDTIRKRDA, encoded by the coding sequence ATGGAAATATATGAATATCAAATTATAGATCAGTCTCAAACTGGATCAAGAATAGATAAAATACTTCCTGAGTTGAATCAAGAATGGTCTCGTAACCTAATTCAAGATTGGATTAAATTAGGTTTAGTAAGTGTTAACGGTAAGACAATTAAGCCTAATTATAAAACAAAGCTAAACGATAAAATTGTTGTGACTGAAAAAGAGACAGTTGAAGCAGATATCGTTGCCGAAAATTTAGACTTAGACATCTATTATGAGGATAATGATGTTGCTGTTGTATATAAACCAAAAGGGATGGTGGTTCATCCATCACCTGGACATTATACCAATACGCTAGTTAATGGTTTAATGTATCAAATTAAAGATTTATCTGGAATTAACGGAGAAATTCGTCCCGGTATTGTTCACCGTATTGATATGGATACATCAGGTTTATTAATGGTGGCTAAAAACGATATTGCACATAGAGGTTTAGTAGAACAATTAATGGATAAAACTGTCAAAAGGAAATATACTGCATTAGTTCACGGTGTGATTCCTCACGATTATGGCACAATTGATGCACCAATTGGTCGTAATAAAAATGATCGTCAATCCATGGCAGTTGTTGATGATGGTAAAGAAGCCATTACACATTTTAATGTTTTAGAACGTTTTAAAGATTATACCTTAGTTGAATGTCAACTTGAAACAGGTCGCACACATCAAATTCGTGTCCACATGAAATACATCGGCTTCCCATTAGTAGGAGACCCTAAATATGGTCCGAAGAAAACTTTAGATATAGGTGGTCAAGCATTACACGCTGGTTTAATTGGTTTTGAACATCCAATTACTGGGCAATATATCGAACAACAAGCAGCATTACCAGATTATTTTGAGACACTACTGGATACGATACGTAAACGTGACGCATAA
- a CDS encoding uracil-xanthine permease family protein: MENEQMFERTVKPVLDVNEKPQPAQWAFLSLQHLFAMFGATVLVPFLTGLPISAALLASGIGTLLYILITKAQIPAYLGSSFAFITPIITGLSTHSLGDMLVALFMSGVMYVIIGIFIKLSGTAWLMKLLPPVVVGPVIMVIGLSLAPTAVNMAMYENSADMKGYSMSYLIVALVTLLVTIVVQGFFKGFLSLIPVLVGIIVGYVVAIFMGIVKFNAVMSAKWFDFPHIYLPFKDYVPSFHLGLVLVMIPIVFVTVSEHIGHQMVLNKIVGRNFFEKPGLDKSIIGDGVSTMFASIIGGPPSTTYGENIGVLAITKIYSIYVIGGAAVIAIILAFIGKFTALISSIPTPVMGGVSILLFGIIAASGLRMLVESKVDFANNRNLVIASVVLVVGIGNLVINLKEIGINLQIEGMALAALSGIILNLILPKDKDVKH, translated from the coding sequence ATGGAAAATGAACAAATGTTTGAACGTACAGTGAAACCTGTACTTGATGTAAATGAAAAACCACAACCAGCACAATGGGCTTTTTTAAGCTTACAGCACTTGTTTGCAATGTTTGGTGCTACAGTGCTTGTGCCATTTTTAACTGGTTTACCAATTTCTGCTGCATTGCTTGCTTCAGGAATTGGAACATTACTATATATATTAATTACTAAAGCTCAAATACCTGCATATCTTGGTTCAAGTTTTGCTTTTATCACACCAATTATTACTGGCTTAAGTACTCACAGTCTAGGAGATATGCTAGTCGCTTTATTTATGAGTGGTGTAATGTATGTGATCATCGGCATTTTCATTAAATTAAGTGGCACAGCATGGTTAATGAAATTATTACCACCAGTTGTAGTTGGTCCAGTTATTATGGTTATAGGTCTAAGCTTAGCTCCAACTGCAGTTAATATGGCAATGTATGAAAATTCTGCTGATATGAAAGGATACAGCATGAGTTACTTAATTGTTGCTCTAGTAACATTATTAGTAACAATAGTTGTGCAAGGATTCTTTAAAGGTTTCTTATCATTAATACCCGTGTTAGTAGGAATTATTGTTGGTTATGTGGTAGCGATTTTTATGGGGATTGTAAAATTTAACGCAGTAATGTCAGCCAAATGGTTCGATTTCCCTCATATTTATCTACCATTTAAAGACTATGTACCATCATTTCATCTCGGCCTAGTGCTAGTTATGATACCGATTGTTTTTGTCACAGTAAGTGAACATATTGGACACCAAATGGTATTAAATAAAATTGTAGGTAGAAACTTCTTTGAAAAACCAGGGCTAGATAAGTCTATTATCGGCGACGGTGTATCAACAATGTTTGCCAGTATCATTGGTGGACCACCAAGTACAACATACGGTGAAAACATTGGAGTTCTAGCAATAACTAAGATTTATAGTATTTATGTTATAGGTGGAGCAGCAGTTATCGCCATTATCTTAGCTTTCATAGGTAAATTCACTGCATTGATTTCTTCTATACCAACTCCAGTAATGGGCGGTGTTTCAATACTACTATTCGGTATCATTGCAGCGAGTGGCTTAAGAATGTTAGTTGAAAGTAAAGTAGATTTTGCTAATAACCGCAACCTTGTCATCGCATCAGTAGTATTAGTAGTAGGTATTGGTAATTTAGTAATTAACTTGAAAGAAATTGGCATTAATCTTCAAATTGAAGGTATGGCTTTAGCAGCACTTTCAGGGATTATCCTAAACTTAATCTTACCTAAAGACAAAGATGTAAAACATTAA
- the carB gene encoding carbamoyl-phosphate synthase large subunit, whose protein sequence is MPKRNDIHTILVIGSGPIIIGQAAEFDYAGTQACLALKEEGYRVILVNSNPATIMTDKEIADKVYIEPLTHDFIARIIRKEQPDALLPTLGGQTGLNMAIQLHDSGVLQANHVQLLGTELTSIQQAEDRELFRTLMNDLNVPVPESDIVNTVEQAFKFKEQVGYPLIVRPAFTMGGTGGGICHNDEELLEIVSNGLHYSPATQCLLEKSIAGFKEIEYEVMRDKNDNAIVVCNMENIDPVGIHTGDSIVVAPSQTLSDVEYQMLRDVSLKVIRALGIEGGCNVQLALDPQSFDYYIIEVNPRVSRSSALASKATGYPIAKLAAKIAVGLTLDEMLNPITGTSYAAFEPTLDYVISKIPRFPFDKFEKGERELGTQMKATGEVMAIGRTYEESLLKAIRSLEYGVHHLGLPNGESFDIDYIKERISHQDDERLFFIGEAIRRGTSLKEIHDMTQIDYFFLHKFQNIINIEHELKAHQGDLAYLKYAKDYGFSDKTIAHRFDMTEEEVYQLRMANDIKPVYKMVDTCAAEFESTTPYYYGTYESENESIVTDKEKILVLGSGPIRIGQGVEFDYATVHAVWAIQQAGYEAIIVNNNPETVSTDFSISDKLYFEPLTEEDVMNIINLEQPKGVVVQFGGQTAINLADKLAKHGVTVLGTSLENLNRAEDRKEFEELLRRINVPQPQGKTATSPQEALANAKEIGYPVVVRPSYVLGGRAMEIVDNDEELENYMTQAVKASPEHPVLVDRYLTGKEIEVDAICDGESVIIPGIMEHIERAGVHSGDSITVYPPQTLSNEELDTLEDYTIKLAKGLDIIGLINIQFVIAHDGVYVLEVNPRSSRTVPFLSKITDIPMAQLAMRAIMGEKLTAMGYKEGVQPYADGVFVKAPVFSFNKLKNVDITLGPEMKSTGEVMGKDETLEKALYKGLTGSGVEIKDHGTVLITVSDKDKDDIVKIAHRLNEVGYKILATSGTADRIKKDHIPVEVVGKIGGDDDLLTRIQQGDVQIVINTMTKGKEVERDGFQIRRTTVENGIPCLTSLDTANALTSVIESMTFTMREM, encoded by the coding sequence ATGCCTAAACGTAATGATATTCATACTATTTTAGTAATAGGTTCAGGTCCAATTATTATCGGTCAAGCTGCAGAATTTGATTATGCTGGTACACAAGCTTGCCTAGCTTTAAAAGAAGAAGGGTATAGAGTCATTCTAGTTAACTCAAATCCTGCAACTATTATGACTGATAAAGAAATTGCCGATAAAGTTTATATTGAGCCATTAACACATGATTTTATCGCGCGTATCATTCGTAAAGAACAGCCAGATGCATTATTGCCCACTTTAGGTGGTCAAACTGGTTTGAATATGGCAATTCAACTGCATGATAGTGGCGTCTTACAGGCTAATCATGTGCAGTTATTAGGAACAGAATTAACCTCTATTCAACAAGCAGAAGACAGAGAATTATTTAGAACTTTAATGAATGATTTAAATGTTCCTGTACCAGAAAGTGATATCGTTAATACAGTAGAACAAGCATTCAAATTTAAAGAACAAGTTGGTTATCCTTTAATTGTAAGACCTGCGTTTACAATGGGAGGGACTGGTGGCGGTATTTGCCATAATGATGAAGAGTTGTTAGAAATAGTTTCTAATGGGCTACATTATAGTCCAGCAACACAATGCCTACTTGAAAAATCAATCGCTGGATTCAAAGAAATAGAATATGAAGTGATGCGTGATAAAAACGATAATGCTATCGTAGTATGTAATATGGAAAATATAGATCCAGTTGGTATTCATACAGGGGATTCAATCGTTGTGGCCCCGAGCCAAACGTTATCAGATGTTGAGTATCAAATGCTCAGAGATGTGTCATTGAAAGTGATTAGAGCGTTAGGTATTGAAGGTGGATGTAATGTCCAATTAGCTTTAGATCCACAATCGTTTGATTACTACATTATAGAAGTTAATCCACGTGTATCACGTTCGTCAGCGTTAGCTTCTAAAGCTACAGGATACCCAATTGCCAAATTAGCAGCAAAAATAGCTGTTGGCTTGACACTAGATGAAATGCTTAACCCGATAACAGGTACATCTTATGCTGCATTTGAACCAACTTTAGATTATGTCATTTCTAAAATTCCACGATTTCCATTTGACAAATTTGAAAAGGGAGAGCGTGAATTAGGTACACAAATGAAAGCAACTGGTGAAGTCATGGCTATTGGTCGTACATATGAAGAATCTTTATTAAAAGCCATTCGCTCATTGGAATATGGTGTGCATCATTTAGGACTACCGAATGGAGAAAGTTTTGATATTGATTACATTAAGGAACGAATTTCTCACCAAGATGACGAAAGACTATTTTTCATTGGTGAAGCGATTCGTCGTGGCACATCATTAAAAGAAATACATGACATGACGCAAATTGATTATTTCTTTTTACATAAATTCCAAAATATAATCAACATCGAGCATGAATTAAAAGCACATCAAGGTGATTTAGCATATTTAAAATATGCTAAAGATTATGGATTTAGTGATAAAACGATTGCACATCGTTTTGATATGACAGAAGAGGAAGTATATCAATTACGTATGGCAAATGATATTAAACCGGTTTATAAAATGGTTGATACGTGTGCTGCAGAATTTGAATCTACAACGCCTTATTATTATGGTACTTATGAAAGTGAAAATGAGTCTATCGTTACTGACAAAGAAAAAATATTAGTACTTGGTTCAGGACCGATCCGCATTGGTCAAGGTGTAGAATTTGACTATGCTACAGTCCACGCAGTTTGGGCAATCCAACAAGCTGGGTATGAGGCAATCATTGTTAATAATAATCCAGAAACAGTTTCCACAGACTTTTCAATTTCAGATAAACTTTATTTTGAACCATTAACTGAAGAAGATGTCATGAATATCATTAATTTAGAACAGCCTAAAGGCGTCGTTGTTCAATTTGGTGGTCAAACAGCAATCAACTTAGCAGATAAATTGGCGAAACATGGAGTGACAGTATTAGGAACTTCATTAGAAAATCTTAATAGAGCTGAGGACCGTAAAGAATTTGAAGAATTATTACGTCGCATTAATGTGCCACAACCACAAGGTAAAACAGCTACTTCTCCTCAAGAAGCTTTAGCTAATGCTAAAGAAATTGGTTACCCTGTTGTAGTCAGACCATCGTACGTTTTAGGTGGTCGTGCTATGGAAATTGTAGATAATGATGAAGAGCTTGAAAATTATATGACACAAGCAGTTAAAGCAAGTCCTGAGCATCCTGTACTTGTAGATAGATATTTAACAGGTAAAGAAATTGAAGTTGATGCGATTTGTGATGGTGAAAGTGTAATTATACCGGGTATTATGGAGCATATTGAACGTGCAGGTGTTCACAGTGGAGATTCAATTACAGTTTATCCTCCGCAAACGTTATCAAATGAAGAGTTAGACACACTTGAAGATTATACAATTAAACTGGCTAAAGGTTTAGATATCATTGGTTTGATTAATATTCAATTCGTTATTGCGCATGATGGTGTTTATGTCTTAGAAGTGAATCCTCGTTCAAGTAGAACAGTACCATTTTTAAGTAAAATAACGGATATTCCAATGGCGCAACTTGCTATGAGAGCAATCATGGGAGAAAAATTAACGGCAATGGGTTATAAAGAAGGGGTTCAACCATATGCTGACGGTGTCTTTGTTAAAGCACCGGTATTTAGTTTTAATAAATTAAAAAATGTCGACATTACATTAGGACCAGAAATGAAATCAACTGGTGAAGTGATGGGTAAAGATGAGACATTAGAAAAGGCGCTATACAAAGGGTTAACTGGTAGTGGTGTTGAAATAAAAGATCATGGTACAGTGTTAATTACTGTAAGTGATAAAGATAAAGATGATATTGTCAAAATAGCACACCGCTTAAATGAAGTGGGTTATAAAATATTAGCAACATCAGGTACGGCGGATAGAATTAAAAAAGATCATATACCTGTTGAAGTTGTAGGAAAAATAGGCGGAGATGATGATTTATTAACGCGCATTCAACAAGGTGATGTTCAAATTGTTATCAATACGATGACAAAGGGAAAAGAAGTAGAACGTGATGGTTTCCAAATCAGACGTACAACTGTCGAAAATGGTATTCCATGTTTAACATCGTTAGATACTGCCAATGCGCTAACTAGTGTAATTGAAAGTATGACATTTACAATGCGTGAAATGTAA